From the Anguilla rostrata isolate EN2019 chromosome 12, ASM1855537v3, whole genome shotgun sequence genome, the window ATTCACAGGCATCCcttcagtgctgtgctgtgcagatcTTAACGTCATCTGGCTGGGCTAACAATGCACACCAATGTCTGATGCATTCATAAGAAAGATTCACAAATCCCAGCAGTGGACTGAACTAATACTCATACCTATATTCGGTTTGCATCCCTGATACTATGCACTAGCCCTCCATGTTTGCTCTCCTGGGGTGATGACCTCGCCTTGTTTTCCTGACCCCAGACCCACAGGCCAGGGGCTTGCATACCAAAGAAGGCAAACGGGTCCTTGCCTAGAATAATCAGCCCAATAACAGCCAGCTTGAACACGGACAGGAAGGAAGCTATGTGTCTGAGAGAAAAGAGACCAAACCAAAAACAAGGTGGATAAACAAgaaacaagcaaagaaaaaaaaacctaaaacaagGTAGATGCAAATACACTTATCTGAATATTGCTTTCTGTGAAGTGCTAACATATCTGCCCCTTCTACATACACAAAGATCATTAGGCTGATGAAATCTCATGGGGGGGCTGGGTCATTAGAAGCCATTTCCAAACTGGTGTGTGGCTAATTAGGTAAAAAGTACTTCCACATATAAGTAGATCTTGTGGTCTCGAACTCAAGCCTTTTTTCTGTTGCTTCCTTGAGAGCGGCAGGACCAAGCTTAATGAGGCCTTCTCCTTCAACCacgttatatatttattcatttgtttatgtatCTGGGACAATGCAGTTAACATTGTTACAGGTTAAAAACAAGCACCAGAGGCACTACATATAGGGTTTCTAGGCAGAGCTAATTTGCAGCCCCTGTCCCTGGTTAGGCTTTCAAACTTTagaacagcatttaaaaaatcaattccaCTCAAGTGTGGGTTTCTGTGGCAGCAGAGAAGTCACTCACCGGTAGATGGGCAGGGGCAGGTAGTTCTCCCCCTCTATGCGGATGTCTGGGTACCGCTGGTTCAGGACCTGCGTATACTCCTCAAACACCCGCTTGTACCCTCAGGAGATACTGTCGGGCGGGACAACACAACATAGGGTATAGACACAGGCCGGGGTTGCTTCAAACCAATCCACACTCATTATCTGGTCATCGCAAACAGGAATTTACTGACGACACCTTTCCTCATTAATTTCCAGTTCTGAAACAAACCATTCTCCTGGCAGGTGTAGGAGGCAGGTATGCATCACCGAATTTGAAAAAGTAACTTTATGAGAATGTCAGTTCCCTAGGAAGGTCTTGCACTTCAGTAGCAATGTTGCGTTGATTTTAGCAAAATTCAAAGTAGAACACATACAATTGGACCGCATAATAAATATGATAATAACGCTTAGGCTATCAAAAAATACATACGTTTTTGGCAGAtttccctggaaaaaaaaacccataggACAAATACAATCACAAAAGAGAACAAGAGTAGATTAGTTAAATCCTGATCTAACCATGCCACCAACACAGTACCAGCCATTGTTTACAAAACAATTTCCAAATTAAACTTCCTAGAGCcacatattttcaataaaaggaTTTATTCGATTTAATCGCACAGCGAGGGAGCATAAATTAAACACAGAAAGCCGACAGACCTTGCACATTCCCTCAGATAGATTGGACAGAGACCAAAGGTTTTTTATTCAACTAGCTGCTAATGAGTATTCAAAAGGCTGTCAAAGGTAGTGTCAACAACAAACGTGTAATAGAACCACAACAAGCACAACAGACATGATTAATGTAAGCCTAGTGTCAAATGAATGCATTCCAGTAAGGCTGAATAATTAAGACGTTCAAATAAGACCGACATTTCCATGACACAAACGTTAGTTGCAGATACTTCCAGGAATCCACCGCTCCCTCTCCCACATTCTAGGAATGGGTCTTATCTGTACAGTACGCACACAACCAATTATTTGCCCTATTCTGGAAACTTGCACCGCAACTGGCCAGTTTCCTTTCAATGAACAACTAACAAATCTGAACTGTATGGGCTGACAAACAAAGGCACGTTTCACGCCAACGCCGTACATTCGCGGGGAAGCTAACTTACAAACCATACTGCCGATCAGCATATCATTAGTAACATCTTCAGACAGCTACCAGCTAACTTAGTAGCAACCGGTCACTGGTCGATAGCTATGTTAGCAACACGCAGACCAGCGAAACGCACGCAATTCATGTAGCCGACCGTACCCGGCTCATTTTCGGCAAGCACTAGTTACCTCGGTTATAGCATATTAAGCTGTCAACAACTATCTGACAGGACGCTATCATCAGCTAACATAAAAAACGCATGCTGGGAGAAATGCTAGCCTTGGACGAAAGGCCTAGTCAGATCTAGTTTATTTTCCAATAAACTATAATCACACATTTCCTGTTCGTATAGTTTACCAGATTTGAAATTTGAGAAGTGGTCCCGTTGCAAACTGCATCTTTAATTTCTTCACGCCGCCGTTATCGGCAGAGGCACAGTATAAAGAGAAAATGCACATGAAGAGTAGTGAGGACAACCACCGTTTCTCCATTTCCATTCACCATTCAATCCGATTTACTTAGAATACCAGATTAGCTCCCAGACCGACCGCGGCTAAGACGAGTGAGCGGCGTGAGAAAAATGTACGGTTAAATGCCTTACGTGACCTCAGGCAAATTGACGTACATACGTACAGAAAGAGTGTGGGATTTGTAGTCAATTTCAGGTATGACTACTGTCATTGAAATAGGACAGGTTGGCTGGTTACTGTACAAACACATTAAATGAAACGCTTGGTTTaagaatttaaacaaaaatgatagCAGAGGCAGAAGGCATGTGTTAAATCTGTAATCAACCCAGCAAATATAAATGCCAAAACATTTCAATACAGTTAGCAACATCAGTTAGAACCTTGATCGctgtattgctttttaaaagtctCAAGTCTGTTGTACAGCATTAAACTCATTATGTACAGCCAACAAAAGTGTTGGTACTGCCTACATTGCCTGTTGTACAGAAGCATTACCTTGTCTGCTCAATACTTATTTGTGGTTCAAATATACAAGCAATTCAATGGCAAAAAGTCTAGCGGCAATGTGTGTCTGGAGAacaattttcaaatttttttaaagcctgtatCTACTATGGTTGGATGAATCTTTGAAGACCAGCTGTGTTATATGAGATTGGGTTTGACAAATGGAGAAATAAGACATTCATTTCAAACTCCCAGCTCTAGATCATCCAGTTCCTGCAGCAGTTGGGCTTCTTTCTGCATCTTCTCAACCTGATGGAGGGAAGATTTGAGAAATTCAAGGCACCACAAGTGATCCCACTCACTTATACGTGTAAGTAGGCTCATAGCACGTAatcttgtttattaataaactgAATATTCTGGTACCAGCAGGGTACAGAGTTTTGTCTTCATCAATGACCATGCATTATTGTCTAAACTTCTATTGTTCAATCAGTATGTTTGAACTTGCATGCTTACTGTGGACAAATCACATACGCATACTTAAGTGTGTATTCCTGAACTCTGATAATATTGTATTCCCATTACAACGTACAGTTCCCTCCGAAAAAACAGTCTTTTTATGTCATGTGAAAACGCATCCAAATAATGACATATTTCACCTGGTTTTTTTCCAAAGGTTTCCCAGCTGCCTGTTGTTCCTTCAGCTGCTCAATAGCTTTCAGTTTCTGTGGAAAAGAAAAGTAGCATCCTCCACTGAAATGTCATTCAATTCCCATTATCCTTGGTGTTACACGCAAGCTGGATTTATACACACAAGTAGGTCAGCAGATGTGACATTTGAAATAAGATTAAGAGATGACATCCATCCTGCCAACAACCTACAATATGTTCAGTGATGGACAGGTTTGATATGGTTTGAAATAGTATAAGGATTATTTCAAACTGGGTCAAGCAACTACTTAAACCTGATCAATGATGAGCTGTTCTCTGGATAAGCAGATTGGGTCAGAATACCTTAATGTGCTTAACTTGGCACTACATTTCCTCAGTAACTGTTTGTAGAAAGGTAAAAAGCTGAAAAGGCAGTCTCAAAGGCATGGTTAACATGCATGCAAGTGGGTTTCCTGCTGAGATGCTCAGGTAGGTGCTGTAGCATTTTCACCTTCTTCAGGTTCTTTATCTTCTTGTCAGTTTCAGGGTCACCACACGTAGGGGCGGTGCTGGCAGCAGAGGCGGGGcatgtggaggtggaggtggagtcAGACTGCACCTGAGGGGCATCCGATTTGATCTCCTGCAgatacagtacagcactgacAGACTGGCATCACTGCCACCCAATGCAACAACAGTTTTTGCACTAGATTCCATGCACTCGTTGCAAAGCCCATCCCACCGCGACTACAGCAAGCTGAACTACCTGTTTGGCAGCTTTTTTGGCCTCCCGCTTTTTTTGGTTCTTCAGAGCAGTCTTGGACATCTGCTTGTCTCCCCCCGAACTGGGCTTCAGGTTCTGTGGAGGTTCCTCTTCATGCTGAGAATGAGAGAAACAGACGgtcaaacaaacagacacacgttCATCCTTCAGCGATTCCTCTAAAATTCACTGCAGACTAAACTGTCATTCATGAATGGTCCATGCAGACTCTAACCTCCTCCTGTGTAGATATCCTAACCTCAGCCTCCTCACCTGTCAGCACCCTGTATTCCCTCCTAGGCTCTCCTTTACAGACAGACTGACCTCCACTTCTTCCCAGTGGACAGGTCGTAAGGTGTCAATGCTACAGGTTATAACCTAGTCTCACTCTTCCCTTCACATGTCTAGTAAGATTCCAGAATGGAGGTTGGGTTCAGAAGACCCCCTACACTAATGGCAAGGTGGGCTGGCACTAGGTTCTACTCACCAATTTTGAGCTGGCGGTGGCGGGTTTATTCCGCAGAGCGGGCGGGCGGTAAGCCTGGGTGGGCTTGGCCTCGGTGCTTCCGAGCTCGCTCGGCGCCGCCTGGTACTTGATAGGCCTCTCAGGGAAAGTCCCATCGGGGAAGGGCTGCCACAGGACCTCCCACAGCTCCGCACCCTCGGGGGTGTCTTCCTTGTGCAGCACCGTGCCCGTGTAGTGCCAGATCTTGTACCCGTTGCTGACCCGGAGCCGCGGGGAGCAGGTGGCCGTGACGATGTGCTCGCCGTCGGGGCACCAGGAGAAGTGGGTGGAGTCGGGCGCCTGCGGCTTGCCCACCTGCTTGTACTTCTTCACGTCCCACACCTCCATCTGGCCGCGCAGGTTCCCGAACCCGGCCAGCACCAGGATGTGGCCCTGTGGGCTGTAGAAGGCGGCGTTCCGGGGGCCCGTGCCAAAGTCGAAAACGGGATCGCACTTCTGGTTGAAGACGGTGGCCTTGGCCGGCATGAAGCCGTACACCACACAGAACTCCGAGGAGCTGGGGCTCCATGTCACATCGTAAATCGGCCCGTTCTTTGCTGCTCAGAAAAGAGAAGTGCCAATGGAATCAATGTAAATTACACTTCAATCATTAattacacaaagaaaacacagtgaGAAGGAGACTGATGGACGTAAGAGAAAAGAGTGAAAAAGGGGTCTGTTCAGGTGAGAGCTTAAGATGGAGAAGAACAGggtgaaagaaagaggggagaggacTCACGTAGCTGGACCACTGCAGTCTCTCCACTGATGGACAGGTACTGCAGGGTCTGTTCCCCATAGTACGAGGCGCCTGATTTATCCACTTCCACGCTGGCAGTTACCAGCACCGCCGTGGCTGAGGTGAGAAAAGAAGCACCACATCCCAGGTCAAAATGCCAGTACATCCTCAACCTTCAGTCATTCAACTACAACAGACTGCAAGTCTTACACCACAGTTACACCCTTCATTGTGCTTTTCCACATACGATCACTGAAGGAACTGTAGAAGGGGCTTGATTGGATTTGGGCATTTCAGTTTCCATGTTCAGATTGAACACCATGTAATCTACCATAAGTCCAAGTAGCTATCACTGACTTTAGATGTCTATATGCCTTGAATGCTTAAGTTGTTTTAAGTGTAAACTAAGTAAAATGgaagagcacacacagacagttatACCTGACATTAATTACTTAAGCCAGGCTCATGTAGTCTGTGTCTGCTTGGTGCATGATCTGTGCAGTATTAATGCAATCACAATGTTGTTTCACAAGTGAGGAAGCGACTGCACTACCAGGACAGATGGCATGCCGATTTCCATTTAGTTAACTTATAATTAATTGAATGGCCATTTAACtgcaatttgtcatttttcaatgATTGCAAAAAAGTGAATTAGAAAATGtttaacaatatttaaaaatgttaaatttcaacaagattttttaaaagaaaaatgataatcttcattaaaaactaaaaagcaGAGGCAaaaaactgactgaaaacaAGCCTAGTTTCATGACTGCTGGTTTTGTATCTTGCAtagaccaaaataaataaacagagcagCTAATATCCACAACAATTGTGACTTAAAAATGATCACAGGCTGTGGCCCGATTTACCCACCTATCCACTTTGCCGAACCCTAAATAACAGTGCTTGTACCTGGAGCTATGCTTAATGTCAGCTTAGTAAAGTGGACACTGTACTTCTGGTGCAGCAACATCCAGTGAAAATTCAGTGTACCTTTATTGTTCCACAGCATTGTCACTCTGTCAGACTTAAAGAAGCTTTTGTTGGCAAGGGCGGAGGTTGGGCCCCCGAAATTGGGGTACTGGTAGAGCCGAACGAACGATGGGGCGCCCTTGCTTCCTGGGACATAGACAGCAACCTTGAGTAGTAATACAGTGTCTTGTGTTAGTTAGTATTGCACAGTTACCTCAGTAATCAATAAAGGGCCtttattgaaataaacacacactcagacaacGGCttgtacagccaatcagaagcctgaGGCCACAAGGGCCAGCCTGCTGAGGGGATTCATACACACCTTGGATGGCTGAGGTCCTGGAGAAAGGACAAACTCTGACACCTTCTGCAGGTGAAGTTTGTTGGCAATAGTGTctgaaaaaacaacatcaaatcTTCCTACTCAGACATGCTAGTGTCACTCATACAACAAATTCACAAGAACCAGATTTTACAGCAGTTGGATATTTGGGACCACGTTTCGAGGAGGACATGAGATGGTCAATAATCACTTACTAAAGTCGTTGTTCTCAAAGAAGTGAAGCTCATTATTAACATTTCTGACCGCAATTTTCTCATCATCTGACCAGTTGGGACACCTGGAGATACAGAATGGTAGCATAAGTAACAACATCATAATGGTTACTTCTTCAGGTGAGGGGGGCTACCAGTCCACTCCTTGTGACGCAAGGAATCAAGACAAGCTAAGGTACCATTTCATGCATATATCATGTCTCCCACACCACACGTTAATTCTGGCCTTTTCTATAGGCTGAAATCCCCCCTCAAAACCAAACTCAGCCGCCGACTGaaccctcctctctcacagtacTCCTTCAGTTGAAATCCCCCACCCAACCtgacccactcactcactcaccagcCCTGGACTTTCTTCTGATAGAAAGTCTTGAGACAGGTCCCACTGTTCAGGTCCCATAGCTGCAGATTAGCATCCCCCTGGGGGTTGTCCTGTGTTtctgagagaggggagggaattGCTAGCATTAGTTCTGCTATAACTGTTTTCCATTAGATGGTCAGGGCTACCAGATGTCCAGTCCAGTTCAGTAGGTTTTTCTAACTAGCAAAGCAATACAAAGAAACATTGCGTTGTTGTTGAGTTCTCAAGTAGCAATGTGACACAATTTCAACTATATTGTATCTAAACATGCAGCTCTGTTACCACAGCCTCATGCAGTGAACAAACTCAGTGTAATGAGGTGAAAACAAGCACTAGTCATAGTGTGTTCATGAAACAACAGGACCTGTCTAATGACAGCCAGTTAACAGCCAAAATAAATTAGTGCCTAAAATAGCAAAACGTGTCACATCTCTTATTGAAAAgcggaaaagaaaaatcaattggGGCATTGCGTCAGTGCGGCACTCGATGTGAACATCCTTCAGCCAAGGTTAGACTGGGGAAGAGATATGAAAGCACAAGGTCATTAAAGTACATACTGGTATAGGGCTGCCACGTAGCCAGAACTGTGCCCAACGGGGAGAATTCCAACAGGGCTGTCTTAGGAAGGTCCAGGGACTGGACCAATGTGCCATCTGCAACCCTCACAACACTGACTCTGCCAGGCAAGAAAGACAGTTAATAATGCTATTCAATACCTTCAGTTTCTCAAACCATAATCAGGATATCCTAAAAGGATTTTTTCTACAGAAAGTGCCAGATTCAGAATGTGAAGCTATTGCTTTAGGTTTTATCCTTTAGCCACAATTCCATCATAAAGATCATCAGCTGGTACAAGGTAGATGGATGAAGGTATTCCTTACTTGTTACCACTGCACCAGCCAAACAAGGAACCATCCTTACTGAAGGCCACAAATCTACTTTTGCCATTGTCCCTGGTAGAGggaaacatacatttaaaaaagtaatatgtACACGCGTCATGTTGCACATGGCTTGAAAGAACAATGATAATGCATACTCTCAAAATTTTGCATGATCATATAAACAGTTGTGTACCGTAAATACCGCCATTACAAACTTGCGATTAGCAGCACGCGACGACTTACCTCTGGAAAGATGAATATTCATCACAGTTCGGAGGTCCGGATAGCAGCAATGTCCCATTCGATCCTCGGACTGATTCAATTAAAGCAGGTGGATATAAAATCGCATTAAAATGTTTGCGTCTTTAGTACATCGTTAGTACTTCCCTGGCAAAGTTAAGTTTTTCATCTTTAATTGTGCCGATTTAGACAGTTATTAATAAACTGGAATCAGCAAAGTTAATAATTAACATTACTTAGCCAGCAAATTAAACATTCCGTGTGCTCGTATCATAGACCCACATCGTTTATTAACATAATACAATAAACTTACATCGTTAACCAAGAAATAAAAGATGTTTCCATCTACAATGAGTTAGCTCACCCACCTGCTAGAACAGGGCTGGGGGGCGCCATCTTGTGCCGGAAGTGATGTGGTGCGACGGAAGTGTAGGAGCGACAGAAACACACTAGCAGTGACCCCACAGAACTGTATAAAACAGTTTCTGAAACAGTTCTGAGACTGAGCGATCCAAAGGGGAGTTCAAATGAACCCAACACCGACCTGTATAAGAATCGTTAATGCACCgatgttttttttgccatttattatttttatttttttttacaaaaatgaggATGCAGAGCAATGAAACAAGTCACTCTATCATAATATACAGAATGACAATGattaatacatatacataaaaaGGAACataaaggagaaagaaagataaagaAAGAAGATTAAATGGgtatatacacaaataaaataaattacttaaaaaCCGACGAATGACTTCTACAAAACTGTTCTGTGACCACATCATAGAACGTGGACGACACTGATGTACCAATCAAAAGTTGAAAATGCTGGTCCCAAGCTCTACAACACGCAACATAGCAATATAGTTATTATATTATACATTGGTTAATATAGAATAATCAGTATGCAGAATGAGTGGGCCTAATCTGTTAGGATAAATAACTCATAAGTGCACCATACAcatcaaaattacaaaaattacaGGTTGCATctcatattttacattaaacgTAGGTATCCAGGCAGAATATAGACTGGCTCGCAAATAAAAGCTTTATAGCGTTATGTTATTGAATATAGCTAAATCTTGTTAGCATAATATCTATACAGTTATAAAGACATATATGCCCTTGTTTATATACAATTAAGATAATTCTTATTTACTATTACgaacactaaaaataaaatataaaaaatgcttCTAGAAATTAATGAGAGGCGGACTATATTACGTCGCTTGGAAAGACAACCTCCACTATCACGCATCAGAATACGGCTTTCCTGTGGGAGGGGCAAACTTTGTGTGGACGTTGACAATTTGGACGGCTTCAGTACTTGTCTGGCTACGTTAGCTGTAGGCTTTGGTAGATTTTGTGGGGTTTCACACTTAGGCGAAGACCTTATTTGCAGTTTATATACGATATAGATAGCTCAGAAGTTCGTACAATATGGTGGCAAAACAGAGAATTCGCATGGCCAACGAAAAACATAGCAAAAACATCACGCAAAGAGGCAACGTAGCCAAGAGCACGGTGAGTTTGGTCCCTCTTCTGGTTGATGCCCTGGGAGTTCGATCAATACTGCTGGTCAGTTAGCTAACATTTTTAAAGGCAAGATAACAGTTAACGTTTGTTAACcttatt encodes:
- the LOC135236148 gene encoding thioredoxin reductase-like selenoprotein T1a — translated: MEMEKRWLSSLLFMCIFSLYCASADNGGVKKLKMQFATGPLLKFQICISUGYKRVFEEYTQVLNQRYPDIRIEGENYLPLPIYRHIASFLSVFKLAVIGLIILGKDPFAFFGMQAPGLWVWGQENKIYACMMVFFLSNMIENQCMSTGAFEITFNDVPVWSKLESGHLPSMQQLVQILENEMKLNVHMDALPHQRP
- the eif2a gene encoding eukaryotic translation initiation factor 2A → MAPPSPVLAVRGSNGTLLLSGPPNCDEYSSFQRDNGKSRFVAFSKDGSLFGWCSGNKVSVVRVADGTLVQSLDLPKTALLEFSPLGTVLATWQPYTKTQDNPQGDANLQLWDLNSGTCLKTFYQKKVQGWCPNWSDDEKIAVRNVNNELHFFENNDFNTIANKLHLQKVSEFVLSPGPQPSKVAVYVPGSKGAPSFVRLYQYPNFGGPTSALANKSFFKSDRVTMLWNNKATAVLVTASVEVDKSGASYYGEQTLQYLSISGETAVVQLPKNGPIYDVTWSPSSSEFCVVYGFMPAKATVFNQKCDPVFDFGTGPRNAAFYSPQGHILVLAGFGNLRGQMEVWDVKKYKQVGKPQAPDSTHFSWCPDGEHIVTATCSPRLRVSNGYKIWHYTGTVLHKEDTPEGAELWEVLWQPFPDGTFPERPIKYQAAPSELGSTEAKPTQAYRPPALRNKPATASSKLHEEEPPQNLKPSSGGDKQMSKTALKNQKKREAKKAAKQEIKSDAPQVQSDSTSTSTCPASAASTAPTCGDPETDKKIKNLKKKLKAIEQLKEQQAAGKPLEKNQVEKMQKEAQLLQELDDLELGV